A portion of the Macrobrachium nipponense isolate FS-2020 chromosome 12, ASM1510439v2, whole genome shotgun sequence genome contains these proteins:
- the LOC135224635 gene encoding replication protein A 32 kDa subunit-like, whose protein sequence is MWNSGGGGFDGGFMSTQQDFASPAGQSEKKARRSQNLIPVTLKAVMDSTDDTLRVSNTEVHMLSVVGLIKAVDVTSTKITYKVDDTTAVMDAVQWVESDQDTKDSFSKPLIEMTYCQIFGSVRTQAGNKYIMIFRIMHIEDPNLITTHMLEVIHSYLKLQQIEKLQAGGMASNSAGNTGMMDNSLVGTTGLGGGMNTGMGSGGFSGMHGLNTSQNMVFQVLRQCTDESGVEREFIFQQLSGKLSKTQIKYVILSFIRCFLKLCKLLL, encoded by the exons gTTTTGATGGCGGGTTTATGAGCACCCAGCAAGATTTTGCCTCCCCTGCTGGTCAGTCTGAGAAGAAG GCAAGGAGATCCCAAAATTTGATTCCTGTCACATTAAAAGCAGTCATGGATTCTACAGATGACACTTTAAGAGTTAGTAACACTGAG gtTCATATGCTGAGTGTTGTTGGCTTGATTAAGGCAGTGGATGTTACAAGTacaaaaataacatataaagtaGATGACACAACTGCTGTAATGGATGCTGTACAGTGGGTTGAAAGTGATCAA gaCACAAAAGATTCTTTCTCAAAACCTTTAATAGAAATGACCTACTGCCAGATCTTTGGGTCTGTTCGTACACAAGCGGGGAATAAATACATAATGATCTTTCGTATCATGCATATAGAAGACCCCAATCTCATAACTACACACATGCTGGAAgtcattcattcatatttaaaACTTCAGCAGATTGAAAAGTTG CAAGCAGGTGGAATGGCAAGTAACTCAGCGGGCAATACAGGGATGATGGACAACTCTCTGGTTGGCACTACTGGTTTAGGTGGCGGTATGAATACTGGGATGGGCAGTGGTGGATTCAGTGGCATGCATGGCTTGAACACATCTCAGAATATGGTGTTCCAGGTCCTCCGACAGTGTACTGATGAGTCTGGAGTTGAGAGAGAATTTATCTTCCAACAGCTTTCTGGAAAACTTAGCAAGACACAGATCAAGTATGTTATATTGAGTTTTATACGTTGTTTTCTCAAGTTATGcaagttattattataa